A region of Macadamia integrifolia cultivar HAES 741 unplaced genomic scaffold, SCU_Mint_v3 scaffold2505, whole genome shotgun sequence DNA encodes the following proteins:
- the LOC122066629 gene encoding WUSCHEL-related homeobox 5, which produces MDEGMSGFYVKGGGGGGNNRVINGGGTKCGRWNPTSEQVKVLTDLFRSGLRTPTTDQIQKISSQLSFYGKIESKNVFYWFQNHKARERQKRRRVSIEDCDPFDKAEKVFPAKHSGEVDQISETERVVETLQLFPLNSYEDSDSQKIRLLRNDRNEMKMFSCSMGKEIDHPQLDLRLSFV; this is translated from the exons ATGGACGAAGGAATGTCAGGTTTTTATGTTaaaggaggaggtggaggaggtAATAACAGAGTTATTAATGGTGGAGGAACAAAGTGTGGACGTTGGAATCCAACTTCAGAACAGGTTAAAGTTCTGACCGATCTGTTCAGATCTGGACTCCGAACTCCAACCACTGACCAGATCCAAAAGATTTCTTCTCAACTTAGCTTTTATGGGAAGATCGAGAGTAAGAACGTCTTCTACTGGTTCCAAAACCATAAAGCCAGAGAAAGACAGAAACGAAGGAGAGTTTCCATTGAAGATTGCGATCCATTTGACAAAGCAGAGAAGGTGTTCCCTGCAAAAC ATTCTGGAGAGGTTGATCAGATTTCAGAGACTGAAAGAGTGGTGGAGACGCTGCAACTGTTTCCATTGAACTCGTACGAAGATTCGGATTCACAGAAGATAAGATTACTGAGAAACGATCGGAATGAGATGAAGATGTTTTCATGTTCGATGGGGAAAGAGATTGATCATCCACAATTAGATCTTCGTTTAAGCTTTGTGTAA